In Microbacterium esteraromaticum, the following proteins share a genomic window:
- a CDS encoding DNA gyrase subunit B, which produces MTAEYSAHHLQVLEGLEAVRKRPGMYIGSNGSPGLMHCLWEIIDNSVDEAVAGNGSKIDITLHDDGSVEVADRGRGVPVDVEPRTGLTGVEVVYTKLHAGGKFGGGSYAASGGLHGVGASVVNALSERLDVEVDRGGKTYAMSFHRGEPGVFADDGNPRPDAPFTPFEQRSELRVVGKVAKGVTGTRVRYWADRQIFTKDAAFQLSELETRARQTAFLVPGLELQIRDERPLSTPSPEGDAPAQPRITSYLYEGGISEFVEFLASDAPVTDTWRIQGSGRFTETVPVLQPDGHMKATEVERECEVDVALRWGTGYDTTVRSFVNIIATPKGGTHQQGFEQELLKTLRAQVEQNARRLKVGNDKLEKDDVLAGLTAVLTVTVPEPQFEGQTKEVLGTPAVRTIVAQVVRKQLAERFASTRRDDKNQASMLLDKIVSEMKARVSARAHKETQRRKTALESSSLPAKLVDCRSNDVEHSELFIVEGDSALGTARHARNSEFQALLPIRGKILNVQKASISDMLGNAECAAIITTIGAGSGRSFDISAARYGKVILMSDADVDGAHIRTLLLTLFFRYMRPLVEAGRVYSAVPPLHRVIVMNPGSKPNETIYTYSEAELHTLLAKLQKSGKRWQDPIQRYKGLGEMDADQLANTTMEKSGRLLRRVTIEDAESADAAVRTFELLMGSEVAPRREFIMSSSDRLSRESIDA; this is translated from the coding sequence GTGACTGCCGAGTATTCCGCCCACCATCTCCAGGTTCTCGAGGGCCTCGAGGCCGTGCGCAAGCGCCCCGGCATGTACATCGGGTCGAACGGCTCGCCTGGTCTCATGCACTGCCTGTGGGAGATCATCGACAACTCCGTCGATGAGGCAGTCGCGGGCAATGGCTCGAAGATCGACATCACTCTGCATGACGACGGCAGCGTCGAGGTCGCCGATCGGGGCCGAGGCGTGCCCGTCGACGTCGAGCCTCGCACCGGCCTCACCGGCGTCGAGGTCGTCTACACGAAGCTGCACGCCGGAGGGAAGTTCGGCGGTGGATCGTACGCGGCCTCCGGCGGCCTGCACGGTGTCGGCGCTTCCGTGGTGAACGCGCTGTCGGAGCGTCTCGACGTCGAGGTCGATCGCGGCGGCAAGACCTACGCGATGTCGTTCCACCGTGGCGAGCCCGGTGTGTTCGCCGACGACGGCAACCCTCGTCCGGATGCCCCGTTCACCCCGTTCGAGCAGCGCAGCGAGCTGCGCGTCGTCGGCAAGGTCGCGAAGGGCGTCACCGGAACCCGGGTGCGCTACTGGGCCGACCGCCAGATCTTCACGAAGGACGCGGCGTTCCAGCTCTCCGAGCTCGAGACGCGCGCGCGCCAGACCGCTTTCCTCGTACCAGGACTCGAGCTTCAGATCCGTGACGAGCGCCCGCTCTCGACGCCGTCTCCCGAAGGAGATGCACCCGCGCAGCCGCGCATCACCTCGTATCTCTACGAGGGGGGCATCTCGGAGTTCGTCGAGTTCCTCGCATCCGATGCACCGGTGACCGACACCTGGAGGATCCAGGGCAGCGGCCGGTTCACCGAGACCGTTCCCGTGCTGCAGCCCGACGGCCACATGAAGGCGACCGAGGTCGAACGCGAGTGCGAGGTCGATGTGGCGCTGCGCTGGGGCACCGGCTACGACACGACGGTCCGCTCGTTCGTCAACATCATCGCAACACCCAAGGGCGGTACGCATCAGCAGGGCTTCGAGCAGGAGCTGCTGAAGACGCTGCGCGCCCAGGTCGAGCAGAACGCCCGCCGTCTGAAAGTAGGCAACGACAAGCTCGAGAAGGATGACGTGCTCGCCGGTCTGACCGCCGTGCTCACCGTCACCGTCCCCGAACCGCAGTTCGAAGGGCAGACGAAAGAGGTGCTCGGCACACCCGCCGTCCGCACGATCGTCGCCCAGGTGGTGCGCAAGCAGCTCGCCGAGCGCTTCGCGTCGACCCGACGGGACGACAAGAACCAGGCGTCGATGCTGCTCGACAAGATCGTCTCCGAGATGAAGGCGCGTGTCTCTGCTCGTGCGCACAAGGAGACGCAGCGCCGCAAGACCGCGCTCGAATCGTCGTCGCTGCCGGCGAAGCTCGTCGACTGCAGGTCGAACGACGTCGAGCACAGCGAGCTGTTCATCGTCGAGGGCGACTCGGCGCTCGGCACCGCCCGTCACGCGCGCAACAGCGAGTTCCAGGCACTGCTGCCGATCCGCGGCAAGATCCTGAACGTGCAGAAGGCATCGATCAGCGACATGCTCGGCAACGCCGAGTGCGCCGCGATCATCACCACGATCGGGGCCGGCTCCGGCCGCTCGTTCGACATCAGCGCTGCACGCTACGGCAAGGTCATTCTCATGAGCGATGCCGATGTCGACGGGGCGCACATCAGGACCCTGCTGCTCACCCTCTTCTTCCGCTACATGCGGCCGCTCGTCGAAGCCGGACGCGTGTACTCCGCTGTGCCGCCGCTGCATCGCGTGATCGTGATGAATCCCGGCTCGAAGCCGAACGAGACCATCTACACCTACTCCGAGGCCGAGCTGCACACGCTGCTGGCGAAGCTGCAGAAGTCCGGCAAGCGCTGGCAGGATCCGATCCAGCGCTACAAGGGCCTGGGCGAGATGGACGCCGATCAGCTCGCGAACACGACCATGGAGAAGTCCGGTCGTCTGCTTCGTCGGGTCACGATCGAGGATGCGGAGTCGGCGGACGCCGCCGTGCGCACCTTCGAGCTCTTGATGGGCAGCGAGGTCGCTCCGCGACGGGAGTTCATCATGAGCTCGAGCGATCGGCTCAGCCGCGAATCCATCGACGCCTGA
- a CDS encoding DUF7455 domain-containing protein — MNATTERETVEYRLTAMDRCDSCGAQAYIAAEVNGTEMLFCAHHGRKYEEKLRAVATSWHDETARLIEA; from the coding sequence ATGAACGCTACGACTGAGCGCGAGACTGTCGAGTACCGCCTCACTGCGATGGACCGCTGCGACTCCTGTGGAGCGCAGGCGTACATCGCCGCCGAGGTCAACGGCACCGAGATGCTGTTCTGCGCGCACCACGGACGCAAGTACGAGGAGAAGCTGCGCGCCGTCGCCACCTCGTGGCACGACGAGACCGCCCGCCTCATCGAGGCCTGA
- a CDS encoding alanine racemase, producing MNSVPELTISRSALRSNIAAVAAHVAPSEVMLVVKDDAYRHGLDLVVQTADDVRWFGSYDVATALRIRALRGDARVFAWAIASGEEVASAISADVDLGVGTVGYLQRVIETAARLGRTARVHLKIDTGLHRNGVRPEEWSGFVKTAMKAQQRSDIHVVGVWSHLSEASDADDDDSAAVFRAATAELRDAGAELEAEHLTASAASWWRPELRGTLSRIGAFCYGIRSGDGPQIPGVVPIAALTASVDRVEADRVEVGLGALHGLPSTLVGQVVSTPGGLRRILHIGAHSSVVESWDAPEVGDRVRIYGAGEHGEADVTALGERIGSIGEEIALRLSPRVRRVVVD from the coding sequence ATGAACTCCGTTCCCGAGCTCACGATCTCGCGGTCTGCGCTGCGTTCGAACATCGCCGCTGTCGCTGCGCATGTCGCGCCGAGCGAGGTGATGCTCGTCGTGAAGGACGATGCGTACCGTCATGGTCTCGACTTGGTCGTGCAGACCGCTGATGACGTGCGCTGGTTCGGCTCGTACGACGTGGCCACCGCGCTGCGCATCCGCGCGCTGCGAGGTGATGCGCGCGTGTTCGCCTGGGCGATCGCGTCCGGTGAGGAGGTCGCCTCGGCGATCTCGGCCGACGTCGACCTCGGTGTCGGCACCGTCGGGTACCTGCAGCGCGTGATCGAGACGGCCGCCCGCCTCGGCCGGACCGCGCGCGTGCATCTCAAGATCGACACCGGGCTGCACCGCAACGGTGTGCGACCCGAGGAGTGGTCCGGTTTCGTGAAGACGGCCATGAAGGCGCAGCAGCGCTCCGATATTCATGTCGTGGGGGTCTGGAGTCACCTGAGCGAGGCCAGCGATGCCGACGACGATGACTCCGCGGCCGTCTTCCGCGCAGCGACGGCCGAACTCCGCGACGCCGGTGCCGAGCTCGAAGCCGAGCATCTGACCGCATCTGCGGCGTCCTGGTGGCGTCCGGAGCTCCGCGGGACTCTCAGCCGCATCGGGGCGTTCTGCTACGGCATCCGCTCGGGCGACGGCCCGCAGATCCCCGGCGTCGTGCCCATCGCCGCCCTCACCGCATCAGTCGACCGAGTGGAAGCTGATCGTGTCGAAGTCGGCCTCGGCGCGCTGCACGGCCTGCCTTCCACCCTCGTCGGCCAGGTCGTGTCGACGCCGGGGGGCCTGCGACGCATCCTGCACATAGGCGCGCACAGCAGCGTCGTGGAGAGCTGGGATGCCCCCGAGGTCGGCGATCGCGTGCGGATCTACGGCGCCGGCGAGCATGGCGAAGCCGACGTCACCGCCCTCGGCGAGCGCATCGGCTCGATCGGCGAGGAGATCGCGCTGCGATTGTCGCCGCGCGTGCGGCGCGTCGTCGTCGACTGA
- a CDS encoding alanine racemase — MSPTASSSLPRALVSKKALRSGAEAVLAQGGSVFDLRADAWGHGVAEVARIVLDAGASAVLVDEVDLAPLTALGMQASCNTSPDADSSILFGLPGSGVRPALRLTGAVLSTKPLEVGDGVSYGYLYRASRRTRVALVTGGYAQGVVRSLGNRAHVEIRGDLHPVVGRVAMDVCVVEIGDALIEEGDEVIYFGGDGPAAQHLAEWSSITGLAAAELVTVVGMNARREHVS, encoded by the coding sequence GTGAGCCCGACCGCCAGCAGCAGTCTTCCGCGCGCTCTGGTGTCGAAGAAGGCTCTTCGGTCCGGGGCCGAGGCCGTGCTGGCGCAGGGCGGGTCGGTGTTCGACCTGAGGGCGGATGCCTGGGGCCACGGCGTGGCCGAGGTCGCTCGCATCGTTCTCGACGCCGGTGCCTCCGCCGTACTCGTCGACGAGGTCGACCTGGCGCCTCTGACGGCGCTCGGGATGCAGGCCTCGTGCAACACGTCGCCCGACGCGGACTCGAGCATCCTGTTCGGTCTGCCTGGTTCCGGAGTGCGACCAGCGCTGCGCCTCACGGGCGCTGTGCTCTCCACCAAGCCCCTCGAGGTCGGTGACGGAGTTTCATACGGCTACCTGTACCGCGCCTCGCGGAGGACGCGAGTCGCGCTCGTCACGGGCGGGTACGCGCAGGGCGTCGTGCGCTCACTGGGCAACCGCGCCCACGTCGAGATCCGCGGAGACCTGCATCCGGTCGTCGGACGCGTCGCGATGGACGTGTGCGTGGTCGAGATCGGCGATGCGCTGATCGAGGAGGGTGACGAGGTCATCTACTTCGGCGGAGACGGACCGGCCGCGCAGCACCTCGCCGAATGGAGCAGCATCACCGGTCTCGCCGCGGCCGAGCTGGTCACCGTCGTCGGCATGAACGCGCGAAGGGAGCACGTCTCATGA
- a CDS encoding sugar-transfer associated ATP-grasp domain-containing protein, whose protein sequence is MPAKGLGLAPRLRYLVQRATRIDVGSVFTRAKEVRAEHGKPVPAVVADMIWSAARHNVGFQDYVDFDFAILSKAERETYMTHPISNQYSQRFDAPEYRHFFHDKIEFNKVFDAYLRREWMIVDESNADAVEQFVSKHGTIIAKTPMGQAGSGVRRYHSADVTDWKAFHRERLERGELLLEEVIVQHADLAAVCPGTVNTTRVTAFFDGSQTHILAIAQKFGRGEVSDQMSFGGFYTMLDDDGHARSAGYDSHGHVHVDHPDSGFRIADFQLPLMDQLRTFVDEVARVVPQVQYVGWDFVITPNGPVLVEGNWGAGVYENKPSVSGIRTGHRPRYRAAIGH, encoded by the coding sequence ATGCCAGCCAAGGGCCTGGGCCTCGCCCCCCGCCTTCGTTACCTCGTTCAGCGCGCCACCCGAATCGACGTCGGGTCCGTCTTCACCCGCGCGAAGGAGGTGCGCGCCGAGCACGGCAAGCCGGTGCCTGCCGTCGTCGCGGACATGATCTGGAGCGCCGCGAGACACAATGTCGGCTTCCAGGACTACGTCGACTTCGACTTCGCGATCCTGTCGAAGGCCGAGCGCGAGACATATATGACCCACCCGATCTCGAACCAGTACTCGCAGCGCTTCGATGCCCCCGAGTACCGGCACTTCTTCCACGACAAGATCGAGTTCAACAAGGTCTTCGACGCCTACCTGCGCCGCGAGTGGATGATCGTCGACGAGTCGAACGCCGATGCGGTCGAGCAGTTCGTCTCGAAGCACGGAACCATCATCGCCAAGACGCCCATGGGCCAGGCAGGCAGCGGCGTGCGGCGCTACCACTCCGCCGACGTCACCGACTGGAAGGCGTTCCACCGCGAGCGCCTCGAGCGCGGCGAGCTGCTGCTCGAGGAGGTCATCGTGCAGCACGCAGACCTCGCCGCCGTCTGCCCGGGCACGGTCAACACCACGCGCGTGACCGCATTCTTCGATGGCAGTCAGACGCACATCCTCGCGATCGCCCAGAAGTTCGGCCGCGGCGAGGTCAGCGACCAGATGAGCTTCGGCGGGTTCTACACCATGCTCGACGACGACGGTCACGCCCGCTCCGCAGGCTATGACTCGCACGGTCACGTGCATGTCGACCACCCCGACTCGGGCTTCCGCATAGCCGACTTCCAGCTGCCGCTGATGGATCAGCTGCGCACATTCGTCGACGAGGTCGCGCGCGTCGTGCCTCAGGTGCAGTACGTCGGCTGGGACTTCGTCATCACTCCGAACGGCCCCGTGCTCGTGGAGGGAAACTGGGGCGCCGGCGTCTACGAGAACAAGCCGTCTGTGTCGGGCATCCGCACCGGCCACCGCCCTCGATATCGCGCCGCGATCGGCCACTGA
- a CDS encoding coenzyme F420-0:L-glutamate ligase, translated as MMSEANEGKALTVEVGGTSYQRIPIRTRVVMPGDSLEEFIREYAPEHLRAGDILFVTEKIVAITQGRSFRLDEIHPRPLARFLSKYVTRTPYGIGLGMPETMEMALRECGTPRILFAAAVSAVTKALGRKGDFYRIAGDKARAIDGPTSGTIPPYNKAVVLGPEKPQQVARTLQRLVGIEGVDVAVVDINDIGGNILGSTLDRAGEQRLVEILSDNPLGQGHQSTPLGVIRRA; from the coding sequence ATGATGTCAGAGGCCAACGAGGGCAAGGCCCTCACCGTCGAGGTCGGGGGCACGTCGTACCAGCGCATCCCGATCCGCACCCGGGTGGTCATGCCGGGCGACTCTCTCGAGGAGTTCATCCGCGAGTACGCGCCGGAGCACCTGCGCGCCGGAGACATCCTCTTCGTCACCGAGAAGATCGTCGCGATCACGCAGGGGCGGTCGTTCCGCCTCGACGAGATCCACCCGCGCCCACTGGCCCGCTTCCTGTCGAAGTACGTCACGCGAACGCCGTACGGCATCGGGCTCGGCATGCCCGAGACCATGGAGATGGCGCTGCGCGAGTGCGGCACTCCGCGCATCCTGTTCGCCGCCGCGGTCTCGGCCGTGACGAAGGCGCTCGGTCGCAAGGGCGATTTCTACCGGATCGCCGGCGACAAGGCCCGGGCCATCGACGGACCCACCTCCGGCACCATCCCGCCGTACAACAAGGCAGTGGTGCTCGGGCCGGAGAAGCCTCAGCAGGTGGCTCGCACCCTCCAGAGGCTCGTCGGCATCGAGGGTGTGGACGTCGCGGTCGTCGACATCAATGACATCGGCGGCAACATCCTCGGCTCGACGCTCGATCGTGCGGGCGAGCAGCGTCTCGTCGAGATCCTGAGCGACAACCCTCTCGGTCAGGGACACCAGTCGACGCCCCTCGGAGTCATCCGCCGCGCCTGA
- a CDS encoding RNA polymerase sigma factor translates to MTPATSKNSRTTKTKTAVETESAEVETVDAAEAAPKKATKAAAKAPAKKAPARRTAKKKDDESAEVEDEAVETEEADEEEGDKKPAFTEPLPTGAIVLTSKDEDDVPVYSTQITGATADPVKDYLKQIGKVALLNAAEEVELAMRIEAGLFAEEKLSTMSAAEKSSQLGLDLQWVARDGQRAKSHLLGANLRLVVSLAKRYTGRGMQFLDLIQEGNLGLIRAVEKFDYTKGFKFSTYATWWIRQAITRAMADQARTIRIPVHMVEVINKLARVQRQMLQDLGREPTPEELSRELDMTPEKVVEVQKYGREPISLHTPLGEDGDSEFGDLIEDTEAVVPADAVGFTMLQRQLEQLLDSLSEREAGVIRMRFGLGDGQPKTLDQIGDTFGVTRERIRQIESKTMAKLRHPSRSQSLRDYLE, encoded by the coding sequence GTGACTCCTGCCACGAGCAAGAACTCCCGGACGACCAAGACGAAGACCGCTGTCGAGACCGAGTCCGCCGAGGTCGAGACGGTCGACGCCGCCGAGGCGGCGCCCAAGAAGGCGACGAAGGCGGCCGCAAAGGCTCCGGCGAAGAAGGCGCCCGCCCGTCGCACGGCGAAGAAGAAGGACGATGAGTCCGCCGAGGTCGAAGACGAGGCCGTCGAGACCGAGGAAGCCGACGAGGAGGAGGGCGACAAGAAGCCCGCCTTCACCGAGCCGCTTCCGACCGGCGCGATCGTCCTCACGTCGAAGGATGAGGACGACGTCCCCGTCTACTCGACGCAGATCACCGGTGCCACGGCGGACCCGGTCAAGGACTACCTGAAGCAGATCGGAAAGGTCGCTCTGCTGAACGCGGCCGAAGAGGTCGAGCTCGCAATGCGCATCGAGGCGGGTCTCTTCGCCGAGGAGAAGCTGTCGACGATGTCGGCGGCCGAGAAGTCGAGTCAGCTCGGACTCGACCTGCAGTGGGTCGCACGCGACGGTCAGCGCGCGAAGAGCCACCTGCTGGGCGCGAACCTGCGTCTCGTCGTCTCGCTGGCGAAGCGCTACACCGGGCGTGGCATGCAGTTCCTGGACCTGATCCAGGAGGGCAACCTGGGTCTCATCCGCGCGGTCGAGAAGTTCGACTACACCAAGGGCTTCAAGTTCTCGACGTACGCCACCTGGTGGATCCGTCAGGCGATCACCCGCGCCATGGCCGACCAGGCGCGCACCATCCGCATCCCCGTGCACATGGTCGAGGTCATCAACAAGCTCGCCCGAGTGCAGCGCCAGATGCTGCAGGACCTGGGCCGCGAGCCCACGCCCGAGGAGCTCTCGCGTGAGCTCGACATGACCCCTGAGAAGGTCGTGGAGGTGCAGAAGTACGGTCGCGAGCCGATCTCGCTGCACACCCCGCTCGGCGAGGACGGCGACAGCGAGTTCGGTGACCTCATCGAGGACACCGAAGCCGTGGTTCCTGCCGACGCCGTCGGCTTCACCATGCTGCAGCGTCAGCTCGAGCAGCTGCTCGACTCGCTGTCCGAGCGCGAGGCCGGCGTGATCCGGATGCGCTTCGGGCTCGGCGACGGTCAGCCGAAGACCCTCGACCAGATCGGCGACACGTTCGGCGTCACGCGCGAGCGCATCCGCCAGATCGAGTCGAAGACGATGGCGAAGCTGCGTCACCCGAGCCGTTCGCAGTCGCTGCGGGACTACCTCGAATGA
- a CDS encoding proteasome assembly chaperone family protein, translating into MPSPADLFELVPGAPDVPTGLPLVILLTGFTDAGSAVAGLIDHLNATTDPTPLAVFDSDALLDYRARRPIVLFDQDHLTEYRPSRLELSIAHDALGQQFLLLSGYEPDFAWNAFAGAVVDFVEAFQVSTVTWVHSIAMPVPHTRPLGVTVSGNRRDLTAVHSVWRPRTQVPATAAHLLEFRLIESDVRVAGFVLLVPHYLADTEYPDTVVTAADKLMAGTGLVLRMDAVHERGEEFHARVTEQVQGSEELMQMLRGLEQRYDAYMAGREDSGEEAGFDERDLPSADELAAELERYLATRRPGDDDKQR; encoded by the coding sequence ATGCCGTCACCTGCAGACCTCTTCGAGTTGGTCCCCGGTGCGCCGGACGTGCCGACCGGCCTGCCTCTGGTCATCCTGCTCACCGGCTTCACCGACGCGGGCAGCGCGGTCGCCGGTCTCATCGACCACCTGAACGCCACCACTGATCCGACTCCGCTCGCCGTGTTCGACAGCGACGCGCTGCTGGACTACCGCGCCAGGCGCCCGATCGTGCTGTTCGACCAGGACCACCTCACCGAATACCGGCCGTCACGGCTCGAGCTCTCGATCGCGCATGACGCGCTCGGGCAGCAGTTCCTGCTGCTGTCGGGCTACGAGCCGGACTTCGCGTGGAACGCCTTCGCCGGTGCAGTCGTCGATTTCGTCGAGGCCTTCCAGGTGTCGACCGTGACCTGGGTGCACTCGATCGCGATGCCCGTTCCCCACACCCGCCCGCTCGGTGTGACGGTCAGCGGAAATCGCCGCGATCTCACGGCGGTGCACTCCGTGTGGCGCCCCCGTACGCAGGTGCCTGCGACCGCGGCGCACCTGCTCGAGTTCCGACTTATAGAGAGCGACGTGCGGGTCGCGGGGTTCGTGCTGCTCGTGCCTCACTATCTCGCGGACACCGAGTATCCCGACACGGTCGTCACCGCGGCCGACAAGCTGATGGCGGGCACCGGGCTGGTCCTGCGCATGGATGCCGTCCACGAGCGCGGCGAGGAGTTCCACGCGCGCGTCACCGAGCAGGTGCAGGGCAGTGAGGAGCTGATGCAGATGCTGCGTGGGCTCGAGCAGCGTTACGACGCCTACATGGCCGGGCGCGAGGACTCAGGAGAAGAGGCCGGATTCGACGAGCGCGATCTGCCGAGCGCCGACGAGCTCGCCGCCGAGCTGGAGCGCTATCTCGCGACGCGGCGTCCGGGCGACGACGACAAGCAGCGCTGA